A stretch of Paenibacillus mucilaginosus 3016 DNA encodes these proteins:
- a CDS encoding carbohydrate ABC transporter permease — translation MKSICKPRLSKRDYAQKKALWGFIYVLPWLIGFLIFFFVPLLSSLRFSFSSITANSDGITVKYIGLQNYVEALTINTSFNRVLTESIVNIVVNIPLIVIFSLFLAVLLNQKFIGRSVARAIFFLPVILASGVIMNLESTSLVQAINDASSGAKVVRSLQSFELEKLMLQAGVSEWIVNYLTGSVDRIYQIVSQSGVQILIFLAGIQTISPQLYEASKMEAATGYEAFWKITFPMVSPLILVNVIYTIVDSVSTNEITDLILDTGFSAFNFGLSSAMATIYFLAVTLILLVSTYLISRKVFYYD, via the coding sequence ATGAAATCCATATGTAAACCTCGCCTGTCGAAAAGGGATTACGCTCAAAAAAAGGCACTATGGGGTTTTATTTATGTTTTGCCGTGGCTGATTGGGTTTTTAATCTTTTTCTTTGTCCCTTTGCTGAGTTCGTTGCGATTCAGCTTCAGTTCGATCACGGCCAATTCGGACGGGATAACGGTTAAATACATCGGACTCCAAAACTATGTGGAAGCCTTAACGATAAACACCAGCTTTAACCGCGTGTTGACCGAATCGATCGTGAATATCGTGGTCAACATTCCGCTTATCGTCATTTTCAGTCTATTCCTGGCGGTGTTACTGAACCAGAAATTTATCGGAAGATCCGTGGCTCGGGCGATCTTCTTCCTTCCCGTTATTCTGGCATCCGGCGTTATTATGAATCTGGAGAGCACAAGCCTGGTGCAAGCGATAAACGATGCGAGTTCAGGGGCAAAGGTAGTTCGTTCGTTACAGAGCTTTGAATTGGAGAAGCTGATGCTGCAAGCCGGGGTAAGCGAATGGATTGTCAATTACCTCACAGGTTCCGTTGACCGTATTTATCAGATTGTCAGCCAATCGGGAGTTCAGATTCTGATCTTCCTCGCGGGCATCCAGACCATCTCGCCGCAGCTGTACGAAGCCTCCAAGATGGAAGCGGCAACCGGCTATGAGGCCTTCTGGAAGATTACGTTTCCGATGGTCAGTCCGCTTATTCTGGTCAATGTGATTTATACCATTGTAGATTCGGTCTCCACCAACGAAATAACGGACTTGATTCTGGACACCGGTTTTTCCGCTTTTAATTTCGGTCTTAGCTCGGCGATGGCAACGATCTACTTTCTGGCCGTTACGCTAATCTTGCTGGTAAGCACCTATCTGATATCAAGGAAAGTTTTTTATTATGATTAG
- a CDS encoding response regulator transcription factor, with the protein MYKVLVVDDEPAIRKGLLKIVDWESLGFCVVGDVSNGIKAVALHQELSPDLIVIDIRMPRMDGLQAIREIRKTDGECQFLILSGYADFAYAKQAMEMGVSGYVLKPIDELELKGELLRIRSKLDQRSGHAKLSEFHVDALREELILKLIAADPADAPALESELLPLTNFVGKSKQILLVEAEDISQAGLERLESVKTKWLEAAEEEDLGYGFQTGPYIGFLLKGDLNRHGVKSEWIRLLQDAGGLQVGFTAAAGRIVYKLADIRQSYEGALGVLRNRFLLAEGQIHLVTEPVLSHTATEPNRHAPPDLEALATKLFYMLDLGRGEGVAETLEEAGRALAAYDSSESAIKSGLVQVLSIALSNLAALHQNVNIQDYAPLLAALYQHTHYDKALCAATDPARRTGGKAGGERSLPVVKQVMDFIQRHYHENLKLETMAEIFNYHKGYLGKMFKQHTGDSFHTYLDKVRIQQAIRLLREGHKVYEVSERVGYPNVDYFHSKFKKYVGAPPSSIKGAPPKAKAFSLETT; encoded by the coding sequence ATGTATAAAGTGCTAGTGGTTGACGACGAGCCGGCCATCCGGAAGGGACTCCTGAAGATCGTCGATTGGGAATCGCTTGGCTTCTGCGTGGTGGGAGACGTCTCAAACGGAATAAAAGCGGTTGCCCTCCATCAGGAGCTTTCTCCTGATCTGATCGTCATTGATATCCGGATGCCGCGCATGGATGGTCTTCAAGCGATCCGAGAAATTCGCAAGACGGATGGGGAATGCCAATTTCTGATCCTGAGCGGATACGCTGATTTTGCCTACGCCAAGCAAGCCATGGAGATGGGGGTGAGCGGCTATGTGCTCAAGCCGATCGATGAACTGGAACTAAAGGGAGAGCTGCTGCGCATCCGATCCAAACTGGACCAGCGGTCGGGTCACGCCAAATTGTCCGAATTCCATGTCGACGCGCTAAGGGAGGAACTGATCCTCAAGTTGATCGCGGCTGACCCGGCAGACGCTCCGGCACTGGAAAGCGAGCTGCTGCCCTTAACCAATTTTGTAGGTAAATCCAAGCAGATTCTGTTGGTTGAGGCGGAGGACATCTCTCAGGCAGGACTTGAGCGTCTGGAGTCGGTTAAGACGAAATGGCTGGAAGCCGCGGAGGAGGAGGATCTCGGGTACGGGTTTCAGACCGGCCCGTATATCGGATTCCTTCTGAAGGGGGATCTGAACCGACACGGCGTCAAAAGCGAATGGATCCGGCTTCTGCAGGACGCCGGCGGTCTTCAGGTAGGCTTTACTGCTGCAGCGGGACGGATTGTCTATAAACTTGCGGATATCCGTCAATCGTATGAAGGCGCCTTAGGCGTGTTGAGAAACCGCTTCCTGCTTGCCGAAGGGCAGATCCACTTGGTGACGGAACCCGTCTTGAGCCATACGGCGACGGAGCCGAACAGGCATGCTCCCCCGGATCTCGAGGCGCTCGCAACCAAGCTGTTCTACATGCTGGATCTCGGCAGAGGCGAGGGTGTGGCGGAGACGCTGGAGGAAGCGGGAAGAGCGCTTGCGGCTTATGATTCTTCCGAGTCCGCGATCAAGTCCGGCCTGGTGCAAGTGTTGTCAATTGCGCTGAGCAATCTGGCAGCTCTCCATCAGAACGTCAATATCCAGGACTATGCGCCGCTACTGGCCGCGCTTTATCAACACACCCATTACGATAAGGCGCTCTGCGCCGCTACGGACCCAGCTCGTCGAACTGGCGGGAAGGCTGGGGGGGAACGCAGCCTGCCTGTGGTCAAGCAAGTGATGGATTTTATCCAGCGTCATTATCATGAGAATTTAAAGTTGGAGACGATGGCGGAAATATTCAATTACCACAAGGGGTATTTGGGGAAAATGTTCAAGCAGCATACGGGCGACTCCTTCCACACCTACTTGGATAAGGTCCGTATTCAGCAAGCGATCCGGCTCCTCCGGGAAGGACACAAGGTCTACGAGGTCTCGGAGCGTGTCGGATATCCCAACGTGGATTATTTCCACAGCAAATTCAAGAAATATGTCGGGGCTCCCCCTTCTTCAATCAAAGGAGCTCCTCCCAAGGCCAAGGCATTTTCACTGGAAACCACATAG
- a CDS encoding polysaccharide deacetylase family protein → MKRIFSLFIALFILISPLPIVSQTASAAPSAPYVVNYSSSNNLSASNDSTVVPGSTGVASQRFVVSGSGWNGAFYTDWGTHDVSAYNTLDFWVKGGAGGEALSMNISDGTNSYTANIQTPSDASWKHVSIDFSAMTGVDFTKWKSITFTCNTSTVNTTFYMNNVQFSYLDPYTGPQITVVPWNGAQSAVSLTFDDGVDSQLDYAVPALNAKGMKATFFITETAITGSRKEDWKKLPLAGHEIGNHSKHHYEPSANPTQPYQRTYDDTLGYDETVAAQTEIAQAMGTPVVTYAYPYTNNDPYLVKYLKDTHLSARGGWGNGTYYMNPSDTPDWMNISSRFTWEEGSFNTDYKSWVDNAISQGAWTVITAHDVGGTATSLPLDQMNALINYLDTKRSSIWIAPYGTVSGYWRAQKTIENLTPNATLTGTSYNWNVPAYFPNNINLKVKLKNGDGYQVVQNGQVIQPDAGGNYTISFGAKSLELKRKPYAVNYSNSNNLTASTDATVVPGNTGVASQKFVYAGSGWNGAFYTNDWASHDVSAYNTLDFWVKAGAGGVTLSMYVSDGTNGYSVNIQTPSDASWKHVSIPLATMTGVNFTKWKTITVTSVTNPATFYMNNVQFSRT, encoded by the coding sequence ATGAAAAGAATTTTTTCACTATTCATAGCTCTCTTCATTCTTATATCTCCATTACCGATTGTGTCTCAGACTGCATCGGCGGCACCATCAGCCCCCTATGTTGTGAATTACAGTAGTAGTAATAATCTATCTGCAAGTAATGATTCCACCGTTGTACCTGGAAGCACCGGTGTTGCCTCCCAGAGATTTGTTGTTTCAGGGAGCGGCTGGAACGGGGCGTTTTACACGGATTGGGGCACACATGATGTATCTGCTTACAATACGTTAGATTTTTGGGTTAAAGGAGGAGCTGGCGGCGAAGCTCTTTCCATGAATATTAGCGATGGGACGAATAGTTATACCGCAAACATACAAACGCCTTCCGATGCATCCTGGAAGCACGTCTCCATTGATTTCTCTGCTATGACCGGGGTTGATTTTACTAAGTGGAAATCAATTACATTTACCTGTAATACGAGTACTGTTAATACGACGTTCTATATGAATAACGTTCAGTTCTCCTACCTAGATCCGTACACTGGACCACAAATAACAGTCGTGCCCTGGAATGGAGCACAATCAGCAGTATCTCTTACCTTTGATGATGGTGTTGATTCGCAGCTTGATTATGCGGTCCCGGCTTTAAATGCAAAAGGCATGAAGGCTACGTTTTTTATAACGGAAACGGCAATAACGGGTAGCCGAAAAGAGGATTGGAAAAAACTCCCCTTGGCTGGTCATGAAATTGGAAACCATTCCAAACATCACTATGAACCAAGTGCCAATCCAACCCAACCCTATCAAAGGACTTATGACGATACTTTAGGCTATGATGAAACTGTCGCAGCTCAAACAGAGATTGCACAAGCGATGGGCACACCAGTTGTAACTTATGCCTATCCTTACACGAATAATGATCCCTATCTCGTCAAATACCTGAAAGATACGCACCTTTCAGCAAGAGGGGGTTGGGGTAACGGAACTTACTATATGAACCCATCAGACACCCCCGATTGGATGAATATCTCTTCCCGGTTTACATGGGAAGAGGGAAGCTTCAATACGGACTACAAGAGTTGGGTAGATAATGCAATAAGCCAAGGTGCCTGGACAGTAATTACGGCACATGATGTTGGTGGTACTGCTACTTCCTTGCCGCTGGATCAGATGAATGCATTGATTAACTATTTGGATACCAAACGATCCAGCATCTGGATCGCTCCCTACGGGACGGTAAGCGGCTACTGGAGAGCGCAGAAAACAATCGAAAACCTTACACCAAATGCGACTTTAACCGGAACGAGTTATAATTGGAACGTTCCAGCCTATTTCCCCAATAATATCAATCTAAAGGTGAAGCTAAAGAACGGGGATGGTTATCAGGTCGTACAAAATGGTCAGGTCATTCAACCTGATGCAGGCGGTAATTATACGATCTCCTTTGGTGCCAAGTCACTTGAATTGAAGCGTAAGCCATATGCTGTAAATTACAGCAATTCGAATAACCTAACAGCAAGTACGGACGCTACGGTTGTACCCGGAAATACCGGTGTCGCTTCACAGAAGTTTGTCTATGCAGGAAGCGGCTGGAACGGGGCTTTTTATACGAATGATTGGGCCTCACATGACGTATCTGCTTACAATACGTTAGACTTTTGGGTGAAAGCGGGAGCTGGAGGCGTCACGCTTTCCATGTATGTTAGCGATGGGACGAATGGTTATTCCGTAAACATACAAACGCCTTCCGATGCTTCATGGAAACATGTTTCTATTCCTTTAGCCACTATGACTGGGGTCAATTTCACGAAATGGAAAACAATTACGGTTACCAGTGTTACCAATCCAGCTACGTTCTACATGAATAACGTCCAGTTCTCTCGCACGTAG
- a CDS encoding sensor histidine kinase, with the protein MGSMILAALRKTNNIRLKNKMVISIVAVVFIPVLLVGLILTASYRQNVLDQATQQTMNNVDKIKKHITDILRMPIEISNKLQVDDRLSNLVNARYETTFDLVTAYWDFRYFRDSVQLYKEIDNVRFYTDPPLPISNWDFLSADAFVKNSNWYREALDKSSSFIGWHYIKDETKENRAYLSLVRRIDFPLYRSHGVLVINLDQDELNGILSQEPFDTMIIDEKGSIVAAKQPQWVGRNIESMDFAKDLSDRRAGVYDFNYEGKPSKIVVEEVVPPFSRNGLKVISVFTIDSIVSDANRVSRLGFTIIAASLSIAIVLIYFTSSFLSRRLLLLNKVLNKVAMGNLNVKSDVDGNDEIGTLSRQFNHMLASIRSLMEEVSESHRQKNLLELRQRDIKLKMMASQMNPHFLFNALESIRMKAFAKGDAEISNVVHLLGKLMRRSIEIGDRKITLREELDIARCYLELQQFRFDDERLTYELHLDHSAMSVEIPPLIVQPLVENAVVHGLEDVEEGGIVIIGTRVESDRVVITVEDNGCGIPEGKWREIEHSFQDMEDADEHRIGLRNVHQRLILTYGEGFGLKLDCPPGSGTRLSFSIPLGGKLHV; encoded by the coding sequence ATGGGAAGCATGATCCTAGCCGCCCTTAGGAAGACGAACAATATCCGGTTAAAGAACAAGATGGTCATTTCCATCGTCGCAGTGGTGTTCATCCCTGTTCTTCTCGTGGGCCTTATCTTGACCGCTTCCTACCGCCAGAACGTACTAGACCAAGCTACACAGCAAACCATGAACAACGTGGATAAGATTAAGAAGCACATAACGGATATTCTTCGCATGCCGATTGAAATATCGAACAAATTGCAAGTGGACGATCGGTTATCCAATTTGGTCAATGCCCGCTATGAGACCACCTTCGACTTGGTTACGGCCTATTGGGATTTTCGCTATTTCCGGGACTCCGTGCAGTTATACAAGGAAATTGATAACGTCCGCTTCTATACAGACCCTCCGCTGCCGATTAGCAACTGGGATTTTCTAAGCGCAGATGCGTTTGTCAAGAACTCGAACTGGTATCGGGAGGCGCTGGACAAATCCAGTTCGTTCATCGGTTGGCATTACATCAAGGACGAGACGAAAGAAAATCGCGCTTATCTCAGCCTCGTTCGGAGGATCGATTTTCCGCTGTACCGTTCCCATGGAGTACTGGTCATCAATTTGGACCAGGATGAACTCAATGGGATTCTAAGCCAGGAACCGTTCGATACGATGATTATTGATGAGAAGGGCTCCATTGTCGCTGCCAAACAACCGCAATGGGTCGGACGGAATATCGAAAGCATGGATTTCGCCAAGGATCTGAGCGATCGGCGCGCTGGCGTCTACGATTTTAATTACGAGGGGAAGCCTTCGAAGATTGTGGTGGAAGAGGTGGTTCCGCCATTTAGCCGGAACGGGCTCAAAGTCATTTCGGTCTTTACGATCGACAGTATCGTGAGCGACGCAAACCGGGTCAGCAGGTTGGGGTTCACCATCATTGCGGCCAGCTTGTCCATCGCGATTGTGCTCATTTATTTCACCTCGTCTTTCTTGTCCCGCAGACTGCTTCTGCTTAATAAGGTGTTGAACAAGGTCGCCATGGGCAATTTGAACGTCAAGTCCGATGTGGACGGAAATGATGAAATTGGCACGTTATCCAGGCAGTTCAACCATATGCTAGCCAGCATCCGGAGCCTGATGGAAGAAGTGAGCGAGTCCCACAGGCAGAAAAACCTGCTGGAGCTGCGGCAGCGCGACATCAAGCTGAAGATGATGGCCAGTCAAATGAACCCGCACTTTCTGTTCAATGCGCTGGAATCCATTCGAATGAAAGCTTTTGCGAAAGGGGATGCGGAGATCTCCAATGTCGTGCATCTCTTGGGGAAACTGATGAGGCGCAGCATTGAAATCGGTGACCGCAAAATCACGCTCCGGGAAGAGCTTGATATTGCGCGCTGCTATTTGGAGCTTCAGCAATTCCGGTTCGACGACGAACGATTGACCTACGAGCTCCATCTGGATCATTCGGCCATGAGCGTGGAGATTCCGCCGCTCATCGTTCAGCCTCTAGTGGAAAATGCGGTGGTGCATGGGCTGGAGGATGTAGAAGAAGGGGGAATTGTCATCATCGGTACGCGTGTGGAGTCGGACCGAGTCGTGATTACGGTAGAGGACAACGGGTGCGGCATACCGGAAGGGAAATGGCGGGAAATCGAGCATTCCTTTCAGGATATGGAAGATGCCGATGAGCATCGGATAGGTCTTCGCAACGTGCATCAGCGCCTGATTCTAACCTACGGAGAAGGGTTCGGGCTAAAGCTGGACTGCCCGCCCGGATCCGGTACGCGCCTATCATTTTCCATACCGCTGGGAGGAAAGTTGCATGTATAA
- a CDS encoding carbohydrate ABC transporter permease, which translates to MRNSRLLSIESWKRWIWSFARLVLIVGLSFLILYPILQKISTSIKDKEDLYSPIVVWVPIHFTWDNFKQAIAIMDYWETLANTFALSISTTILTAITCALAGYGFARLKFKGSNLLFAGVILTILVPPSTILIPVYLNLKDFTLMGLIPLLTGKSANLLNTYWPFILTSLTANSLKAGLYIFIFRQFFRGIPKEVEEAAYIDGAGIGTTFSRIMLPNALPAMITVLLFSFVWQWNDSFFTTTYLASGKVMSVQLAALPYNLSGITDGVSSQSDPFYLSMVQDTGILLAILPLILMYFCVQRYFVEGIERTGIVG; encoded by the coding sequence GTGCGCAATTCCCGATTGTTATCGATAGAATCCTGGAAAAGGTGGATTTGGTCATTCGCCCGTCTTGTATTGATTGTGGGACTTTCGTTTTTGATCTTATATCCGATCTTGCAAAAAATCTCGACATCGATTAAAGATAAAGAGGATCTGTATTCGCCGATCGTGGTGTGGGTTCCCATACATTTTACTTGGGATAACTTCAAGCAAGCTATCGCGATTATGGATTACTGGGAGACCTTGGCCAATACCTTTGCACTGTCGATCTCTACTACAATCCTAACCGCGATAACTTGCGCATTGGCAGGTTACGGATTTGCCAGGCTGAAATTCAAAGGTAGCAATCTGCTGTTTGCCGGCGTCATTCTGACCATATTGGTTCCGCCATCGACGATCCTCATTCCCGTTTATCTCAATCTGAAGGATTTTACGCTCATGGGGCTGATTCCGCTGCTTACGGGCAAATCCGCCAATCTGCTGAATACCTACTGGCCGTTCATATTGACATCCTTGACGGCCAATTCGCTGAAGGCCGGACTTTATATTTTTATATTCAGACAGTTCTTCCGGGGAATCCCCAAAGAGGTCGAGGAAGCCGCCTATATCGATGGAGCAGGGATCGGGACGACGTTTTCCCGAATCATGCTCCCGAACGCGCTCCCCGCGATGATCACCGTGCTGCTCTTTTCGTTCGTGTGGCAATGGAATGATAGCTTCTTTACGACAACGTATTTGGCTTCAGGTAAGGTTATGTCCGTGCAGTTGGCTGCGCTGCCCTATAATCTATCCGGAATTACGGACGGGGTTTCATCCCAGTCGGACCCTTTTTATTTGAGTATGGTGCAGGATACAGGCATCCTGTTGGCGATCCTCCCGCTTATCCTCATGTACTTCTGCGTGCAGCGATACTTCGTTGAAGGAATTGAGCGTACAGGTATTGTCGGTTAA
- a CDS encoding cellulose-binding protein II produces MKKKNKWLAVLTAAALTASTGSSLTTIPGKAFAAESIGSEAVQSDIVPVKTQAYDWGRVKIVGGGLITGIIYSPTEKDLIYARTDMGGAYRWDPATKTWIQLLEWLNMEDWNLSGVESLASDPVDPNRVYIAAGTYSNDWVQSNGYILRSKDRGQTWEKTEMPCKFGGNMPGRTMGERLAVDPNDNRILYLGARNGNGLWKSEDYGATWHKVSSFTAVGDVEDGYGGKVGPVWITFDPSTGSAGHATQTIYVGLADRQTSIYKSVDGGATWEPVAGQPKQGFLPHHATLGSNGMLYVTYNSEIGPFTAGSGSVWKLDTKTGEWSDISPGGAGDTSNPYGGLAVDAQHPDTLMVTTLNKWWPDNQIYRSTDGGQTWKPFWEFTSYPKRDNRYTIDYSISPWLDWGIQRDPETDPVTSPTLGWGIGDLEIDPFNSDRIMYGTGATLFGSENVTNLDKGEKIGISVMADGIEETAILGLISPSSGAPLISAMGDIGGFRHEDLNTAPRMIRNPYIGTSTDLDYAETNSNLIVRVGHASNQDARMGISTDNGVTWTPATNAWQAENGDNTSGGWVAVGANGHTIVWAPHPDGSAVRPVSFSTDLGKTWTASKGIPQGASVSSDRVNPDKFYGFLDGKFYVSTDGGANFTASAASGLPNNLNGKFKAAPTAEGDIWLASEEGLFRSTDSGASFGKIGGVDEAVSVGFGKEAPGQTYKTIYAGMRVNGGKFGFYRSEDEGASWIRINDEQHQFANARGTITGDGQVYGRVYIGTNGMGIVRGDMKQDAAVRGFHVNDLTVEAGKSAALAPVFDGGASSRPVVWSSSDASVASISGDQITGLKPGTAAIAAVSADGQYAATAVVTVMPAITQSNGKIHAEPTVNAVGTASVSLGGDIVRNAIEQTRDKKVTAEVKPLADVKAVIVEMPAQSLSYADDRGVKTIAVDNGLAVVSIDPKLVRGTRPSPTASVAVQVGIVDASTLPGDVRNKLGDSRVLDFSLTVAGKPVTKFDGNDVRVAIGYTLKDGEKPNRVTLYYLNDNGKLEIIKNAKYNPKTGHVEFKAKQLGKYAVKYN; encoded by the coding sequence ATGAAAAAAAAGAATAAGTGGCTGGCTGTGCTGACGGCCGCCGCGTTGACGGCAAGCACGGGCTCTTCGTTGACAACGATTCCCGGCAAGGCATTCGCAGCGGAATCGATCGGAAGCGAAGCTGTACAGTCGGACATCGTGCCAGTGAAAACGCAAGCCTATGATTGGGGCAGGGTGAAGATCGTCGGGGGCGGACTCATTACGGGCATCATTTATAGCCCGACGGAGAAAGATCTCATCTATGCCCGTACGGACATGGGGGGCGCCTATCGCTGGGACCCGGCGACCAAGACGTGGATTCAGCTGCTGGAGTGGCTGAACATGGAAGACTGGAACCTGTCGGGCGTGGAGAGTCTGGCTTCCGACCCTGTCGATCCGAACCGCGTCTACATTGCGGCCGGCACCTACTCGAACGATTGGGTGCAATCGAACGGTTACATTCTTCGTTCGAAGGACCGGGGGCAAACGTGGGAGAAGACGGAAATGCCGTGCAAATTCGGCGGCAACATGCCCGGCCGGACCATGGGCGAACGACTGGCTGTCGACCCCAACGATAACCGGATCCTCTATTTGGGAGCCCGCAACGGCAACGGGTTGTGGAAGAGCGAGGACTATGGAGCGACATGGCATAAGGTGAGCAGCTTCACTGCAGTCGGCGACGTCGAGGATGGTTACGGCGGCAAAGTCGGCCCTGTATGGATCACCTTCGATCCTTCAACGGGCTCCGCAGGCCATGCGACGCAGACGATTTATGTCGGCTTGGCGGACAGGCAGACGAGCATTTACAAGTCGGTCGACGGCGGGGCTACCTGGGAACCGGTGGCGGGCCAGCCGAAGCAGGGATTCCTGCCCCACCACGCAACGCTGGGTTCCAACGGTATGCTGTACGTAACGTACAACTCGGAGATCGGACCGTTCACCGCCGGCAGCGGTTCGGTATGGAAGCTGGATACGAAGACGGGCGAGTGGTCGGACATCAGTCCGGGCGGAGCCGGCGACACCAGCAATCCGTACGGCGGTCTTGCCGTCGACGCTCAGCATCCCGATACGCTGATGGTTACGACGTTGAACAAATGGTGGCCGGATAACCAGATTTACCGCAGTACGGACGGCGGACAAACATGGAAACCATTTTGGGAGTTCACCTCGTATCCGAAGCGCGACAACCGGTACACGATCGATTATTCGATCTCGCCATGGCTCGATTGGGGCATTCAGCGCGATCCGGAGACCGATCCGGTAACCTCGCCAACGCTTGGCTGGGGGATCGGCGACCTGGAGATCGATCCGTTCAACTCCGACCGGATCATGTACGGTACCGGGGCGACGCTGTTCGGCTCCGAGAACGTGACCAATCTCGACAAAGGCGAGAAAATCGGGATCTCCGTCATGGCGGACGGGATCGAAGAGACCGCGATTCTCGGCTTGATTAGCCCTTCATCCGGGGCGCCGTTGATTAGCGCGATGGGCGATATTGGAGGGTTCCGTCACGAAGACCTGAATACGGCGCCGCGCATGATCAGGAATCCTTATATCGGAACCAGCACCGATCTGGACTACGCGGAGACGAATTCGAATTTGATCGTGCGGGTCGGCCATGCATCGAACCAAGACGCGCGGATGGGCATATCGACGGACAACGGCGTCACCTGGACGCCGGCGACCAATGCCTGGCAGGCGGAGAATGGCGACAACACGAGCGGAGGATGGGTCGCGGTCGGCGCGAACGGCCATACGATCGTATGGGCTCCGCATCCGGATGGTAGCGCTGTCCGGCCGGTGAGCTTCTCTACCGACCTTGGCAAGACGTGGACGGCCTCGAAAGGCATCCCGCAAGGCGCGAGCGTCTCTTCGGACCGCGTCAATCCGGACAAATTCTACGGTTTCCTTGACGGGAAGTTCTATGTCAGCACGGATGGCGGCGCCAACTTCACGGCTTCGGCGGCTTCCGGACTGCCGAATAATCTGAATGGCAAATTCAAGGCTGCTCCTACGGCCGAAGGCGATATTTGGCTTGCCAGCGAGGAAGGACTATTCCGTTCGACGGATTCAGGAGCGAGTTTCGGGAAGATAGGCGGCGTCGACGAGGCGGTATCCGTCGGTTTCGGCAAAGAAGCGCCAGGCCAAACGTATAAAACGATCTATGCCGGGATGAGAGTGAACGGCGGCAAGTTCGGGTTCTACCGATCGGAGGATGAAGGGGCGAGCTGGATCCGTATTAACGACGAACAGCATCAATTCGCGAATGCAAGAGGAACGATTACGGGCGATGGGCAAGTGTACGGCCGGGTCTATATCGGAACGAACGGTATGGGCATCGTGCGCGGCGATATGAAACAGGATGCGGCGGTGCGGGGGTTCCATGTGAACGATTTGACGGTTGAGGCCGGCAAATCGGCTGCACTGGCTCCGGTATTCGACGGCGGCGCATCCAGCCGTCCGGTCGTCTGGTCATCGAGCGACGCATCCGTTGCGAGCATCTCGGGAGACCAGATAACCGGACTGAAGCCGGGGACGGCAGCGATCGCCGCTGTTAGCGCTGACGGCCAATATGCCGCCACGGCGGTGGTCACCGTCATGCCGGCAATTACGCAGAGCAACGGCAAGATCCATGCCGAGCCGACCGTGAACGCCGTGGGAACGGCATCCGTATCCTTAGGCGGGGACATCGTGCGGAACGCGATTGAGCAGACGCGGGACAAGAAGGTGACCGCCGAGGTGAAGCCGCTGGCAGACGTCAAAGCCGTGATAGTCGAAATGCCGGCCCAGTCGCTTTCCTATGCGGACGACCGCGGTGTCAAAACGATCGCGGTCGACAACGGACTTGCCGTAGTCTCGATTGATCCGAAGCTGGTACGCGGAACCCGTCCGTCGCCAACGGCCAGCGTTGCGGTTCAAGTCGGCATCGTGGATGCAAGCACGCTACCAGGCGACGTGCGGAACAAGCTGGGCGACAGCAGGGTGCTCGACTTCAGCTTGACAGTTGCCGGGAAGCCGGTGACGAAATTCGACGGCAACGACGTCCGCGTGGCGATCGGCTATACGCTTAAGGACGGAGAGAAACCGAACCGGGTTACGCTCTATTATTTGAACGATAACGGAAAACTGGAAATCATAAAAAATGCGAAGTACAATCCGAAAACAGGCCATGTCGAGTTCAAAGCGAAGCAGCTCGGCAAGTACGCAGTCAAGTATAACTAA